The sequence below is a genomic window from Coffea arabica cultivar ET-39 chromosome 8e, Coffea Arabica ET-39 HiFi, whole genome shotgun sequence.
ATACAAAGCACCCAAACTGTAATGCTTCCCCCCTTATCGGCACTTCTCATAACCTCGCCATGATTCCCAAATAAAAGAAGGCTGCCCAATTGTACACCAACAAGATATATGCCCCAATATCCTGACAAGCAAACCAATCAATTCAGTAAAATATGAATATGCATGAGTGCATGTTGCAAGTACTAGTGCTCATTAAAAAGTAATGATAATAGACTTCATATAGCCATTGAACTTGCTCTATGCAATTGAATGATTACTTCAAATCATGTTATATAATTTATTGTCATCTTGAATCAAACTATTCAGCAACAAAGCATTATTGGCTGCAGATAAAAAGAttgacatcaaagtttccagtTAATAATGTAGATAAATTCCCGTTGCTGCCTCAAGTGGCACAAAGTcattgtttaatttattttaatctgCATCAAATATTGCCACCTTCCTAATTTATCATCCACTCACTGTTTCAAAATTATCACATCAATTTACCTTTCATAGCTTGGTATCTTATCCATAAATGTACTTCAACAAGTGAATGTTACATGCAAACTATATTTATCAGTCCTCATTTAGTTGCAATAAATTCTGTAATTTGCCATTAGATGCAATGACATTCTTCACGATGCTGCTTAAGAACTTGCTGCCATGCATCAAATATTGATGATAACAGATTTGATTGTTATATTTAACAGATCAGGATCAACTACAAAATATGCATAGGAATGGTACTATATTTGCCTGGTAGAATGCATTATCCATTCAGTTTAGAACTGGGGATATAGAACATGTATAAACATGTCATTTCTTCCTCCATCATACTTTTTGCTACATATTCGAAGAGAAAACTCTGAATAAAAGCAATTTGAGAATGATTCTCCTCACTCCCAGTTTGTATTCCGATGATTTACAAATGTCAGTACTTTAGGTATTCCTTCTTTATTTCTTACAGTGATTGTGCAATCAAATGTAATAAACAGAAGTTAAGAAAAATGGCAAGCCCAATGGTCAAAAACAGAGATAATAAGGAATAACACACATAAAGATGGTAGAAAATATATACAGCATAAGTTTCACAGTTTCTCACCAATCATGCTGAATATCCCTTCCTTGTTTTGACTAATAATGTCTGCCCCTCTTTTATCAGAGAGCAAGTAATCGTTTAGCCCATGTGACAGAAAGAATTGATATCCTACAATAACATAATAATTCAGCTCAATGTCAACAAAAAAGCCAATAATCTTCTTGAGTAAAATGTAAAAGAACTGCAAGTGAGAAATATGAATCTTACCCACTAAAACAAAGAAACCCAGAAGCCCACAGTATCTTGAAGGAACATTTATCACCGATGTCAGGATTGACACACCAGCAAGCGTAAAAAAGAAATTCCAGTGCACTCCATATTCCCCGACATGAACCTGCAAGGAGAAAGATAAAAATGTTCTTCTACATCATCTATATTAGATATCAATCATGGATAGAAAACCTCAGAATACAAGGATAAAGTAGAGCTAATAATATGACAATGAGCAACTATAACTATCCCACTCACAGTAAAAAGGGGATGTCAAATACAAGCTGACAATGAGCACTCTCTAACCCAGTTCCAGACCCCCCTATCCCAGTTGCCACAGCAATTAGACATTCAAAAATAAATACACAACCAAAACCAGCTAAAGGCCACAAAGTTGCATCAGAGCTCAGAAGCcaccaaaaattttcaattctttgaTTACTAATTTGCTGCTTTTGTGGGTAACATACCCTGAAATACAGTTAGACAAGCATTTAAATGTACCATAGAGGATAGATTTAAAGAACAAAGCATTCAACCTGATAATCAACGCCAGAGGTAAAAAACAGTCGGGCAAATCCAAGAAGAATTAGAGGACTACATGAGCGGATTGTACTTCTGAGTGTCCTGAAATCAAATATCAGCTCTAATTAACAAGcacaaaacaaaagggaaaacatGGATTTTTTTctctgaaacaaaaaaaaaaaacaaaatttcaacCGCATTTGAGCTGAAAGAAGCATGATTTTCAGTGTGTTGAAACAGTAATTACAAACATTTGACAGTAAGCTGTAAGTTGCACAAACACGACAGAACAACAACAGCAAATAGAGAACACAATCAATCATGGACTGAAATAAGCTTGCAGAATTCATGCATATGCACGATTCAATTCTGTTCCATACGAAGCATGCAAGGTATGACACTATCATACagccatttcaaaaaaataGCTAAAGTGAGCATATATTACTGGTCAATTTTGAAACCCTTGCCATGCAAAACCAAAGAACATAGTATTTCAAATGTATTGTAAGTAGATAGTCCAAAATCAATGGCTAGTCTCCGTCTAAAAGAAAATTAAGCATTTAGACAATGAAAGCACAAACAACCACTTACACTATTGAATTGCCTCGTGCCTGTTGTGAAACCAGGGAATTGACTAAAACAAATGAGCCCACCCCAAGATCCATCTAATAgacaggaaaaagaaaagaaaagaggaatttTAGTCAGGCACTTATCTTTAAAGATATCTATCAAAGAGAAGAGTGTAGGTAGCTCAAGAATCTTACCAAACCAGTGCCATAGGTCTCTGTTTTAGCATATTTTCTAGGAAATATTTTGAAGTCAACAGCCAAAATACACAAGCACGTGGCAAGCATCTGCAGCAATTACCCTTGTAGCCAAAATTGGAAATTTCAAGGAAAAATAATGCAACCTTAACAGACAAAGGGAAAAAACCACAATGTATTTAATCATAAGACAAGGTGCATACCATAGCAACCCGGTAAGATGAGATGTTTGCCCTAAAAGAAAAGACACCACTTTCCTGAAAAGAAGAAGATCTAAATCTGTATGGAGGATTAATACGTTTCTAATGTAATAATTTGCATAGACTAAATTATTCCAAATGAACTGTAAAGTACATGTATCCAGATATTTTGGTGTTATGCAGGTAAATAACGCATAACCAAATTCACAAACGTagataaaacacaaaaaattcTATGGATATGCATTCACCTTCTAGCTGAAAAAGAGATAAGCAGCAACAAGATCAGCGAAGTTGCAATCAAATATATCCATTCAGACAAAACCTATAACAAACAGATGTCAGCAACAATTACAATAACTTTGTGTGCAAAAGCCATGGAAAGAAAGATAAAGGATCTACATATGCtggaaaagaaatttgaagTCCAGGCAATTAAGCTGCCTATTTAATACTAGTTGACAACCAACCATCCATCAGTCAACAACCTCATTGagtaaaccattttcaaaaatatCTGACAAAACCTTCACTCAAGTACCTGAGGACCTCAAACTTGTTGCAACTCTAAAAGAATTAACAAAGAATGAACCCATCTTTCCAAAGGATTGACATGTATAGTGTGGCATTTAAGGCCCCTACCCAAAATGCTGCCCCGCGAAAGCAGCACATAAGGACGTGTATTCCTTATGTGTATGTGGAGAAGAAAGTGAGGGTTTCAATACAGCTAGTTGTTCCTAATGAATCCCCTGGTTCCACATCCACCATTATTTGCAAATACATTACATTCAAACAAAACGgctgaaaaataaactagaattaACATATTTCCATATAGCCAGGACAAAGCACTTACAGTAAGAAATAAAGTAAATGGGGCAAGGATGAAGAAGAAATCTACAACCATCACAGCAACAAAAGCCCTCAGGCTCTTATATCCAACaacttcatcatttttcttcataGAGGCTTCTGTGGCATTATGACCTAAATAAACAAGAGATCCTGATCAATAAACAGATAGCATGCTAATAATAGCGCCCTGCATCCCTGAGATCATCAAGCAAAAGTTCCATTCTATATGCATAaaattaaaatgcaacaaaacaaACACACAACACGAATGagaaactaaaattaataattgcTATTTCGACATAATGCATCCCGATCCCATAGCCAAATAACCCATTAAACATGCTTCTTTTAAAATTCATaatcaatcaaagcaaaaattttataaactaaGGCCTCAAGAATTGTTCTTCCCTCCAAGTCATAAGATGCAATGCATATAGACTTCTCAAAGGATTTGGAAGCTGTAATCCACTTTAATTTTAAACACCCAACCAAATGGAACCTGCCAACCTTAGTTTCTTCTCCAACTACACTTAAAACATCATCTAAAGCAGAATGACAAATAAACTCTGCGCACCAGCACGTAATCCATTTTTGTTCAGACATACAGACAATTGCTGCAATAATTTCACTTCATGAAATCAAGGCAATGGAAACTAATAAGTTatgtgagaaaagaaaggataaaaaaaaaatttgtaagctTCCATCAGTTTTCCTTCGCTTTCCGCCCGTTTTGGTCAGAAAATTTTTGCACTGTAGCAGCGCTTAGCTTCTCTTCAAGATCCgttcgtttcttttcttttccgtcTCACTAAAATCTTCCAAACGTGAAAAGTTCACCTttcccttcctttcttttctattcCTTTGAAATCTGAACTCCCAAACTAGAACTGAACAAACTGCTGCAAAAGTTCGGAtgttatttttttaacaaattcaaCAATGCGTATAATACTTACCAACCATGATATCACAGCCAAAGGTTCGTCTTAGAAGTACCAAACACTGAAATCACAAacgcaaaatttttttttttaaaacaaaggaAAGAGCAGAAATTTACAgccttgaaaaagaaaaattcaaaatgaagAGAAGAATAGGGTTTCTTACGGAGAATGTTGTAATAACAACGAAGAGCTCGAGCATAGACGAGCCAGTCAAATTGCTCACAAATCTgtccacattttttttttcaattagtcTCAAATAATTGGTAATCATTTACAAATTTTTAACCCCAATTCAAAGAGAAAATATAGTGAAGAACGGAGAAAACTACTGTTCTTTGAGCTGCTTGTTGGGGTTGAAGGATCTGAGATTGGAATCCATTTTTCTGACAATCGACGAATCAAATGCCGTAAGCTTTTTAATTAGGATTATTTGCAAATTACCCAATGAAACGATCTGTTGTTTGGAGAGAAGGTAGGAACCAAGTACTTGTCATTTGTCCCATTTCCAAGGCGTGGTTACAGAATGACGCCTTTATATGCAATCTCATTTCGAAGCTACCTCGCTGAGCCCGGTCGCGTGGGCTCCTAGAGTCCTAGTCCTAGCCAAGCGGGGCACTCTCAGGACGCGGTGCACGGGAGGGTTTCCCGGGTTCGCCCTCTTAACTCCTCTGCTCCTGCCCCACTGTGGGCTTTTTGCCCGTATctattgtttggattgtgatttttcgCAGAAAAATTGTTACTTTTTTGTaagtatattttttaattattttttatgttatatagattaaattgttatagtatatcttttctataaaaattttgaaaaataacaaTCCGAACCCAAGTTTTTTGGCAAGTTTGTCtgctataaattttttaaaaactctaaCTACAGTAATCTTtaaaaacttttcaaagtttttaaactaatatatatttcaaaatattcaaaaatttacactttgAATATTTGGTTCTTACTTTGAATAACAGATTTAGAGGTTGTTTGAGTTACACTTTTGGAagagtttttgaagaaaaattaaaactttTTAACATGTCATCTATGTGCagtaaaaaaaagtaaatgaaaaatatgtaaaaaataatattcataAAAAACGTAAAATTTTTCTCCGAATATTAGCTATCCTTCTTTAGTTACTTATTTTTTGGAATTCTTATTTCAAGCATTAATTATATGTTAACCTTATAATAGTTGGCACATACTTAAATTGAAGCACAAAGTGAAATGTTTGGTATTTTTGTTAGAAATAACCTATTCTTTAAATACAATAACACTTAAATTCTGAAAATATATAAGTACCCTCTGAACTTTGGGAATTCAAACTTCACCACATAGCCAATTTTGTACTATAAAAGTGTTCATGTGGATTGTTAAAGCGTTTAAGAAATACTAACCATGATACCTTTGGGGGCACATTCGAAGTTGTGGTAGAGTGTAACTATTCCCAAAACTCATGGGAGCAATGTGTGATTAACCCTTTAGTTTTTctaaaatcaagtaatttgataAAGAGTCCTTGTACTCTTTCTAAAATCAAGTAATGAAAAATTGTCAAGATTTTCTTCAGAGAAGAGATGAAGAATACCAATTTCTGTGGCTTGTCATACTTCTTTAAGATGTCatccaaaaaacaaaatgcaggTTCAAAGTTCAAACTCGTTACCAGTTATCAATATGACCGAAGATCATAAATAAAAATGTCTTCCGATGGAAAGAACATGAAGAATTATTGGACAACGCTGTCATATTTTGTTCTTCACTTATTCTCCCTATATAAATATTCAAGAAATTGCAATATTAGCTTTCAAGAATTTCTATAGAGCAGAATTTGCAATCaacgatatatatatatatatatatatatactactcTCTGTATGAATCTTTAAGCATCTCAATGATGGACGCGTATTCGataaaaccaaaattaaaaaaaagaagggaggGAGGAAAAGAGATTAGCTCAAGAGGAGGAGGACAAAAACAATTCAGTCAATCTTTGTTGATGTCTGCACCAGATAGCCctgaaacttcaccaaaaccaCCATTTCTTGTGGTTTCTTGGCTTCTATATTCTCCAAAAACAGTGCAACTTCTGCTTGTATTATGTCCCTtaataattttttcttgaacttgCTCTGGCAATCTCAAAGTAAACCTATCCTGATCTTCTGATCCTTTAGTCCTAACTATTGAATGTCCTGTTGAATGTGATCTTGAAAATCTCTCCAGCTCAGTATTATTGTTCCGCCTTTCAACTAGAACGTGATCAGCAGCCGTAGCAGAAGTCCTCCTTTCGCCGCGATCGCTGCCTCCTCTTTCATCTTCAGTTTCATCCTTTACTGTGATGGAAACACTTTCAGGCAATGACTCATAGGCGTGGCTGCAGGACTATGACGAAGGTGCCAAGAGAGGATTAGATTCTGCATGAAACATCTACAAAAGTATAATGCGAAAAATCCCACAAAGAAAAACACAAGAAGAATGATTGTTATGACTATGGTAATTGGTGGAGTGCTGTATGATTCTGGTGTTGGAACTGATTGCCGGAGAGAGCCATCATTTGACATtgcctgaaaaaaaaaaagaacgaaAAAAGAGGGCAAGGCAAGTTGCAGAAAAGCTTAATgctttttttggggggggggggggggggggtgttggcCGGATATTGACTATTCCGGCCTTGACGGCCTTTTTTTTTGCTCTGTACGGACGAAAGAAAACCCCAAGAAAATGAAGTGACTCAATCACCCGTAAGAGAGAAAGATCCAAGGAGATTAGTTTGATTACACTGTGAATTTGGTGCGGTAGATTTTTCATGTTTGGTGAGTTGCATGTTTGCTTGAGAAGGAGAGAATGAAGGAGGGGCATGCATTTGTTTCATTTGCAAAGAACATCACACATTTGAGTTTCAATATGGTTCAACAACGTGGCAAGTTGGTTTTTCATCTTTGGTTAGAATCAGAGGAATTGAGCGAGTCGTCTGAGGATGGATGATGAGGAGTGTTGTCTTTGCTCTTAGCATTATTGTCTTGCAACCACCAATAGGGACATATCTTGagttttttgtcaaaataacaCTCTTACTAAAAAATATTTCCAATGTgattcactttcaaattttattacCATAATGATATTATTGTTCCCATCTAGTTATCCTGATTGCCAGGTAGGataacaagaaaggaaagttCTAATCCAATTTATAGTTTCCAACATtaactaaaattttaattttttttattatagaggCACAAGAAGATTGCATGACTTTTAtaatttccttataattatctaaaataaattttaccaTTATTGACTTTACTATTATTGGTCTCcgaatttttttaaatgtatcaaacctattgcatatatattttttcaaaaaataattttaaaaatacaaaaattgcacCAAAAATTGCAACGAAAATTGTAATCAattacaaaaatttcaaggttATCATATTTGTTTATGTTATCCTTCCTACTCtttgaaaagacgaaaataatCTTCATCTACCTTAAGATTATCGACTtgcaaaacatattttttagatGCTGTTAATATAAAGATTGGCTTCTTAGATTATGTTTGACAAGGGAAAGATaacgaaagaaaaaaatgtgGGAAGCTTTAtagagaaaattgaagaaaatattaGATAAGAAAGAGAAATGGAGGACGTCTTTATCTCTATCCTGACACATATGCAGCCTAAGTAGCAAAAAATGATCACAAAGGTAATAAGTTTTAAAATTAAGTTACTTTGAGTATACATTCTAGAAGAAGagttattttggcaataaactcgACATATCTTCACATTGCCAATTTACTTCTAGAAGAATTAAAGACATTTGCCATCAAGGGAGAGAGAATTTCTTAGGAAAGACAGCAATGTTGCATCAAAACTTCTTTCAAGGATACAAGGGTAAAATTGAACTCAACTCTCCCTTCTGGCAAGAGTTGTTTACGCGGAAACTTGAGCGTTTAAAATCTAAGGCCTTGCTTGGATTGAAGGttttcgtcggaaaatattatcgttttccgtgatcacatttccctatcacctttttccctcacatatatcaaatcgctacagtaatttttccatgaaaaatgacggaaaatgcaatccaaacacaacctaagaATGGCAGCATAAAGTTGACTTCATTGATTGCTTTCACGAATGCGAGACAAGAATTGTAACGTGCTAAATCAAAATTAAGAGCTTCCCTTTGCACGTTGTGAATCAACCTTTTTTTTCGGACAACGATAATAATTGTATAATCTATTCTATTCTAGTCTACAAAGGAGGGGAACCTAAAGAGATTTGTATTAGAGACTAACAGGTATACAGATCTGACTAGATCAAAAGGGTGATTTGGCACCACccttgaatttttttcattgcAGGTGAAATTTGAACCCCCACCTATAGCTCAAAGAGGGATTTAGCCACTGACCTTGCATGTTGTGAATCAACTAGGGATGGTATGTTGGAAGGCatgctaaagagatggtttccATACTTGATAAACTCAAAAATCACGGATTCTGATTGGTTCATGGTTCTAGCATTTTGCGCTTTCTTGGGCGGAGGGTGGGGAGAGGCAAGCAGTAACAGCAAAGCAGAAAAGCAAAAGGAACACATTTGACAAACAAGAGTGCTTTCAACTAAAGTTACAGCTACTGCATGCTAGAATACATGCTCAACCAAAAAGCTTATAAGCTGACCAAAGGAACAAACCAAAACGCAGCTTATTCATAACTGAAGCCACAACACAAGAACTTTCAGGATAAAGCTTGGCTTGCGGTACCCTACAACCATCACACAATGGCTCAAGTTCAAGCTTCCAGCACAAACCTAACACTCAAGGTATATCCAGCCTCTCCAGGGCATTTGACAAAATCTACCAGCTACTCGAGATCATCAATCCAGTCGCCGTATATTTTACTGATTTTGTCTGGACCCTTCCACTTTAGATGGGGTTTCTGCCCAGTCTTCTGTATCACATTAGACAACTTTTGAGCTGGAACTCCAACATGATAACTATCTGAATGAGGTACAGGAGTTACAGATCCAACAACAGCATCAGCCACAACTTTTGAAGGCACTGCTACTTGCTTTGTGTCCGAGGGTGTTGTAGGCACTTCTGATTCTACAGGCCCCCCACCAAACTGATGCAGCTCTGTCAAAGGATATTAAAATTCAAGTTACGGTGTACAAAACAAATGTCATTTCTTCCCAGGTAGAAATCACCAAGTCATTTAACAAGGAGAGGGAGATGCGCAACCTGCATACCTAAAGGGACCAACTACATGTGGAACTAAATAAGACacagacatatatatatatatataaaagtagTGCAACCAGTCAATGCAAGAAGGACAAAAAAAACCTTCTCTAACCACTATACATTCAACAGGAGATGTCATTAACATATCACGTATTGATCAGGCTTGCGCCAGATACAAACTAAACAAGCTCAGTTCTTAGATAACGTTAAAACCAATAACAGCGGACGGGAAAACTATGAACAGGATGACATTTTGACCAAGTAATGACTATAGGAAATTTGAGTAATAGAAAGCAATCGCATGGTTTGCAATCATTTCAAGATCACAGCTGTCCGCATTCGCCCCTGACAATTTTCAATCAACAGCTTGAATGCTCAACCAACACTACCCCAGCACTTCATGAAAGGGTGGAGGGCCAAATTAGCATATAGAGCTCACAGAAATCCACGAAAAAAGTCATCTCTCTCAAGTTGCATTAATACCATCAAGACGCTCCATATAATGTTTGAAGTTTCTCAAATCTTGATTCCATAACAAATTCTTGTCCTTGTTCCACTCCTCTCCAAATAATGTAAAGCCAGCACCATGAGATGCAATAATTGTTCATTTGCTATAATTTCTCAACTGGATCTTCCTTGCCTCCAATGCTAACTCAGTATCAGTTGCATATATAAATTAGCTCATTCGGTCTCTTACATATCTTTTCTTTACCTTAGGCTGTCATAACCTTTAAATTCAAACACTGTAGTTCAAAATGAGTGCATTTAAGCACAACATGCAAGCGCTCTGGTTATTCACATGCAATGCACCATAGATTACGTAAAGCGCACCAAAAGCGGCACTCAATCAAGGAggataaaagcaaaagtaaacaaaaacaTACAAGgacatcttgaaattttgaacaCTTTGTGCTCTCTTAGTTTATCAAGCATTGAATACCACTTGCTTTCTTGATCCTCCTCCTTGCTCATAAAGTCCTACCATTTGCCCAGTCACAGATGATTTTTTGTCATTTATACCAGATTTCTTTTGATGGGAAAACAACCATTGACCATAAGATCTCAATGGCATGCTGACAATAGAAATCTAGAAGAAAACAAACAAACTAAATTATATACAGGAAAGCTAGAGACCAAGCCTCAGAACTTGAGATTAAGACAATAGAATGCATAGATAATCTATAAGAAAAAGCACTGGTATCTATTGATGGGTAAACAACCATCGACCATAAGATCTCAATTTTATCAGATTCCTGCCCTCGAGGTTGCTTGTTTCTCTACCTAATCAAATGCGAGAACCAGGCAAGACCAAAATCTGTTCATTCTCCAAAAACAGCTTCATCTGCaattacattcccaaaatacatattaatttgtttcttgtcTAGTGTGTTTTATTTCCTGTGGTATTTAGTGAAGTTCTAATTCTAAAAtacttttttcctttgcttAAAGAATCTGTAAGTGCTAATTCTTGGAAGGAACCATTTAAACCAACATAAAACTAGGATGGGAAATATTTATTCTAAGCAGAAGTCATTTGGGGCCACTCTACCAGATCTTTGTAAAGCAAGCCTCTTCCATGAACCATGCCTTGGTACTGTAGAGTAAGGGTCTGAAGGCAATGCCTAAGACACGAGGTATCACACTTATACGGAAATACCAAGTCAGTTAACCTTAACATTACACCAGTGTAATGTTTAAATTCTTACAAGAATAGACAGCAAAAACCAGTTCTACAATACCCTAAGGCAGCCAACAAGACAACCTGTTTGATGCTTTACACATCTCCAATGGAAAAGAAATGGATCATTTTTCACATATTAAGACTTTCCAAGCCTCCTTTTCTGTAGTCCAGGGAATAGCTGTTGGTTCCTTAGCGCCATCAATTCCAAATTCTTCATGGTGTTGAATTACAGAATCTTGCAATTCTCTTCCTGCTACGACTCCAGTATGCTAAATGCATGATGGCTCAGATGTCAGGATACATAAGATGCACGACATATACACTCTGAAGCACAAAATGCAGTCTTATGTTTTTCTCAGATGTGAAGTGCAATTGCATTTAATAAAGCAGACTTCCTACTTaaagaaagaagcaaaaaaaGCAGAAAGCCCTTTGGTCAATAAAACATCACATTGGGTATCAGTAGTCATTTTCCACCTGCAACCACGTACCTCATGATTGCCAATTACATTTGTTAGTTCTCCAAAACAAGCCTTTATCAGCCTTCTGCTTCCCAAAACTGTGtgtttttacttttctttctcaTTGTTTGCTAGGACACAACCTTTCTTGTCTCTTTTTTAGTTCTCCATTTTCTTCATCGGGAACACCATCCGGACAGTCAGTTGAGACTGCTGGATGAACTTAACTCTTCACCAGCTGGCTGATCCTTTGATCCTTCATGAAATCTCATCCACTTTTAAAACCCGAGTAGCAAGGACCACAACCCACCTAACAAAAACCCATGTTCCCATCGTTCTCTCATTCTCGACACCAACATCGGTTGGGTAAACAAAAACCCAGTTAGCATCCATTGGAACTCTTTCCAAAGACAAAGTACCCATCTTATTTTGACCACAATTGTTATGTATCCGGCACCGACACCTGCATCATGTCATATTGTGCAATATGGGTGCCCCGTGGTCAATTGACAGTCCATGTAACATAAGATCCACCATCATAATTCCTttcccaattcaaccaaaataaatttattactCTCTCCTGCATACTTCACCACTCCCAGACCCGAAACATCTCTTTCCTCCATTTCATGGTCAAAGAAATGAATGCTACCGTGCACATATCTTGGACTACTAAATACTATCTGGAAAGTTTCCTATCAAAGGAAACTTGAAGTGCTGTAGACAGATTAACTGAAGTCAAGCATCAAACTTGGCTTGTTAAGTTTTCTAACCGCCCTCAAATCTGTTACAAAATTAGTGAGCCAACACTTTtgcttgagtttgactactttAAAATAGTTAAAAGTTAGACCTTGAACTCCTAGTGGACAAATTGGTTTACTTAGTGCATCACACATGCACCGTTTTAGTTGACCCCGAAAGCGACACATAGCTTACCAATTATTGCTTCAGCATTTTATAAAAGCATTATTTAACACAAATCCAAAACCTATAGGGAATATATGGACATAAGAGAAGGACAAAGAATAACTGCATCACAACCATGAATAATTCATTACTGAGATTAACCCAAATTGGAAAACATAGATTACGGAAATGAATATAGACCATACCTTCGGCTCCATGAGCAAAATGACACTTGCTTCCAAAAGGACAATACCCAGTCAATTCCCACTTGTTGCAAATCCTTGTTTTCCAATTTGAAGGCTTCAAATTTGTCCCAGTTGGATTACCAGCATACCCACCTCCCATACCTGGACCCAAACTTATTGCCTCACTTTCTCGAGCTTTCGACTGCTCATCATGAAGAAATGTGCAATTATCACCATATGGACAGCCCTCTTCAGTATAAAACTTCTTGCAGTGTCGCCCTTTGTAAGACCTCTGAGACTCTGCACCACCTACAAGTGATGGTATCTGAAATTCTTCCCTCGGCTCCATTGATGCTGCCCTTTCTTCCTCATGGGCAGCCACAATTTCTTGCCAATTTGGAGGTGGTTTCCTAAGTTCTTCAATACTGTGTGCAAAGTTACAATTGGTCACGTACGGACAAGTCCCAGCTCGAAATTTGCAGCATAATTTAGTTTTATAGAACATCTTCCCTATAGCCTTTGATCGACTCGAAGCCGTCAAATCCTCCATTTGGGAACTTCTAGATTT
It includes:
- the LOC113704169 gene encoding zinc finger CCCH domain-containing protein 12; this encodes MDYHRDSGFSSGNVVQVLSGSSGNGVAGNWGRGSVDQAAWATEDDYRVWNRETSVEINSNSNYDGRQSQSFSGGEPPNKKSRSSQMEDLTASSRSKAIGKMFYKTKLCCKFRAGTCPYVTNCNFAHSIEELRKPPPNWQEIVAAHEEERAASMEPREEFQIPSLVGGAESQRSYKGRHCKKFYTEEGCPYGDNCTFLHDEQSKARESEAISLGPGMGGGYAGNPTGTNLKPSNWKTRICNKWELTGYCPFGSKCHFAHGAEELHQFGGGPVESEVPTTPSDTKQVAVPSKVVADAVVGSVTPVPHSDSYHVGVPAQKLSNVIQKTGQKPHLKWKGPDKISKIYGDWIDDLE
- the LOC113703900 gene encoding uncharacterized protein At4g17910 isoform X1: MDSNLRSFNPNKQLKEQFVSNLTGSSMLELFVVITTFSCLVLLRRTFGCDIMVGHNATEASMKKNDEVVGYKSLRAFVAVMVVDFFFILAPFTLFLTVLSEWIYLIATSLILLLLISFSARRFRSSSFQESGVFSFRANISSYRVAMMLATCLCILAVDFKIFPRKYAKTETYGTGLMDLGVGSFVLVNSLVSQQARGNSIVTLRSTIRSCSPLILLGFARLFFTSGVDYQVHVGEYGVHWNFFFTLAGVSILTSVINVPSRYCGLLGFFVLVGYQFFLSHGLNDYLLSDKRGADIISQNKEGIFSMIGYWGIYLVGVQLGSLLLFGNHGEVMRSADKGGSITVWVLCIFFWLLTLYLDWHVERVSRRMCNLAYVTLVLALNLQVLAILTLSDYIPGNRISILEEAFNRNLLASFLLANVLTGLVNLSIDTLFVSPATALAILLLYQFTLCAFVGCAYFFGVKLKFW
- the LOC113703900 gene encoding uncharacterized protein At4g17910 isoform X2, whose protein sequence is MDSNLRSFNPNKQLKEQFVSNLTGSSMLELFVVITTFSCLVLLRRTFGCDIMVGHNATEASMKKNDEVVGYKSLRAFVAVMVVDFFFILAPFTLFLTVLSEWIYLIATSLILLLLISFSARRFRSSSFQESGVFSFRANISSYRVAMMLATCLCILAVDFKIFPRKYAKTETYGTGLMDLGVGSFVLVNSLVSQQARGNSIVTLRSTIRSCSPLILLGFARLFFTSGVDYQVHVGEYGVHWNFFFTLAGVSILTSVINVPSRYCGLLGFFVLVGYQFFLSHGLNDYLLSDKRGADIISQNKEGIFSMIGYWGIYLVGVQLGSLLLFGNHGEVMRSADKGGSITVWVLCIFFWLLTLYLDWHVERVSRRMVLAILTLSDYIPGNRISILEEAFNRNLLASFLLANVLTGLVNLSIDTLFVSPATALAILLLYQFTLCAFVGCAYFFGVKLKFW